One genomic segment of Micromonospora sp. WMMC415 includes these proteins:
- the galK gene encoding galactokinase: MTGRSVSEAHADADAGDGTAGTTTGVTADVAARATAGFRSRYAAEPAGRWAAPGRVNLIGEHTDYNDGYVLPFALPLRTVVAAAAREDQGWTVWSELADHPVEFGPEAVDEPGRVTGWAAYVAGVVWALRDAGYAVPGARLAIASDVPLGSGLSSSAALEAAVLAALVDLGGLDLPAEKQPRLAQRAENHYVGAPTGIMDQSAAVRCRAGHALFLDCRDESVEHIPFDLDEAGLAVLVVDSRAPHRHADGEYASRRRSCERAAAALGVPALRDVAMADLDAALDRLPDDETRRRVRHVVTEDQRVLDTVTLLRAGRVREIGPLLTASHASMRDDFEITVPEIDTAVETALAAGALGARMTGGGFGGCVLALVDADRAVAVADAVRHAYAERAFTAPHTVTVLPTAGATRLG, translated from the coding sequence GTGACCGGCCGGTCCGTCTCGGAAGCCCACGCCGACGCCGACGCCGGCGACGGCACGGCCGGCACGACCACCGGCGTCACCGCCGACGTCGCGGCCCGTGCCACCGCCGGCTTCCGCTCCCGGTACGCCGCCGAGCCGGCGGGCCGCTGGGCGGCTCCCGGCCGGGTCAACCTGATCGGCGAGCACACCGACTACAACGACGGCTACGTGCTCCCCTTCGCGCTGCCGCTGCGTACCGTGGTCGCCGCCGCGGCGCGGGAGGACCAGGGCTGGACGGTCTGGTCGGAGCTCGCCGACCACCCGGTGGAGTTCGGGCCCGAGGCGGTCGACGAGCCGGGCCGGGTGACCGGCTGGGCCGCGTACGTGGCGGGGGTGGTGTGGGCGCTGCGCGACGCCGGGTACGCCGTGCCCGGCGCCCGCCTGGCGATCGCCTCCGACGTGCCGCTCGGCTCCGGGCTCTCCTCCTCGGCGGCCCTGGAGGCCGCCGTGCTGGCGGCCCTCGTCGACCTGGGCGGCCTCGACCTGCCCGCCGAGAAGCAGCCCCGGCTCGCGCAGCGGGCCGAGAACCACTACGTCGGCGCACCGACCGGGATCATGGACCAGTCGGCCGCGGTCCGCTGCCGGGCCGGGCACGCGCTGTTCCTCGACTGCCGCGACGAGTCGGTCGAGCACATCCCGTTCGACCTCGACGAGGCCGGCCTGGCCGTGCTCGTGGTCGACAGCCGGGCGCCGCACCGGCACGCCGACGGGGAGTACGCGTCCCGCCGGCGCTCGTGCGAACGGGCCGCCGCGGCGCTCGGGGTGCCCGCCCTGCGCGACGTGGCCATGGCCGACCTCGACGCCGCACTCGACCGGCTGCCCGACGACGAGACCCGCCGCCGGGTACGCCACGTCGTCACCGAGGACCAGCGGGTGCTCGACACGGTCACGTTGCTGCGTGCCGGTCGGGTCCGCGAGATCGGGCCGCTGCTCACCGCCTCGCACGCGTCCATGCGGGACGACTTCGAGATCACCGTCCCGGAGATCGACACCGCGGTGGAGACCGCCCTCGCCGCCGGGGCGCTGGGTGCCCGGATGACTGGCGGCGGCTTCGGCGGCTGCGTCCTCGCCCTGGTCGACGCCGATCGCGCCGTCGCCGTCGCCGACGCCGTCCGGCACGCGTACGCCGAGCGCGCCTTCACCGCCCCCCACACGGTCACCGTCCTCCCCACCGCCGGCGCCACCCGCCTGGGGTGA